From a region of the Deltaproteobacteria bacterium genome:
- a CDS encoding carboxypeptidase regulatory-like domain-containing protein has product MLRRSAEIVCVLLMVWVALRAQVSAQSGAPDQGTIAGKVIDKSTGDPIIEAGIEVTNTGKRVRTDIDGKYTLKLPAGTYELRVFAPLYQGTRLQRVVVRGNDVTHADAALAPEGQAGVEVVEVVAQADKASEVTQLVERKNAAVVSDNIGAQTITKSPDSNAGEVVKRVPAVTVQNDKFIVVRGLGERYSSALLNGSRLPSTDPNKRVVPLDLFPSEFIESLSVVKTYTPNLPGDFSGGLVDIRLKDFPEQLTANLGVSTGGNTNAVFQEFNTYHGSSLDYLGFGAGNRALPGAIPSQSIGTPPPAQQRAYASAFENVWSVEPMTAPPNYRLTGSVGNTFGPMGAALGAVYSTEYNRHPGEFQQNFTTKGLPGEPITILPLENFTFDRDTFTTRIGAVLSTGYKLTPTDKLTLKGLVDRSTKDEVDDGQGSDRNNPDQPLHQWQLQEIEEQLGYGQLAGTHRWSVVDVDWRSALSQTTQDQPDTRFVTYNLPTSLNGLTAPQLVAAGEGPESLVRLYGNLDEYLTDSALDFTVPFKTGLPYTDVWSGLPAKFKFGPAYAYRHRNFSLRRFLYNRVSTVGVDTSASPEVQLQPANIPENYSFKEGTRKQDSFEASQEIIGGYGMFDLPLVPDRLRLVAGVRVEYSYISLNTADFIGNPVSPKINDTSPLPGINLIYSPRDDMNFRYGYSQSVSRPEFRELTPTIFPVPNGARPVIGNPNLQTANITSNDWRWEWFFAPAEIVSFSVFYKQFTNPIEQTVIGLPGGEADSFRNADNADLVGFEFEGRKNLGFVSPYLANVNLSTNVAYISSSVNVGPQQGTEVQTSSSRSLQGQADYVVNSALEYDHPTWGTARLLYNTVGANIVAAGANRLPDITQQPTNVLDLVLITKINPFGTPLTAKLSAENMLDEQVVQSQGSFVASSYTTGVKFTFGLSYSY; this is encoded by the coding sequence ATGTTGCGAAGATCGGCCGAGATCGTGTGCGTGCTCCTGATGGTCTGGGTCGCACTGCGCGCTCAGGTGTCGGCGCAATCCGGTGCACCGGACCAGGGCACCATTGCCGGCAAGGTGATCGACAAGTCGACCGGCGATCCAATCATCGAGGCGGGCATAGAAGTAACTAACACGGGCAAGCGCGTGCGCACGGACATCGATGGCAAGTACACGCTCAAGCTTCCGGCGGGGACATACGAACTGCGGGTCTTCGCACCGCTGTATCAAGGCACGCGGCTGCAGCGCGTGGTGGTGAGGGGAAACGACGTGACCCACGCCGACGCGGCGCTAGCGCCCGAGGGCCAGGCTGGCGTCGAGGTTGTCGAAGTCGTCGCCCAAGCCGACAAGGCGTCCGAGGTTACGCAGCTCGTCGAGCGCAAGAACGCGGCGGTGGTCAGTGACAACATCGGAGCGCAGACGATCACGAAGTCGCCCGACTCGAACGCCGGCGAAGTGGTCAAGCGGGTCCCCGCGGTAACGGTCCAGAACGACAAGTTCATTGTGGTGCGCGGTTTGGGCGAGCGTTACAGCAGCGCGCTGCTCAACGGCAGCCGCTTGCCGAGCACCGATCCGAACAAGCGTGTCGTGCCGCTCGACTTATTTCCGAGCGAGTTCATCGAGTCGCTATCGGTCGTCAAGACGTACACACCCAATCTGCCCGGCGATTTCTCCGGCGGCCTCGTCGACATCCGCTTGAAGGATTTTCCCGAGCAACTGACCGCCAATCTCGGGGTCTCCACCGGCGGCAACACCAATGCCGTGTTCCAAGAGTTCAACACCTATCACGGCAGCTCGCTCGACTACCTCGGGTTCGGGGCCGGCAATCGCGCGTTGCCCGGCGCGATCCCGAGTCAAAGCATCGGCACACCGCCACCGGCGCAGCAGCGCGCGTATGCGAGCGCATTCGAAAACGTGTGGAGTGTCGAACCGATGACCGCGCCGCCGAACTATCGCCTCACGGGTTCGGTCGGCAATACCTTCGGTCCGATGGGGGCGGCGCTCGGTGCGGTCTACTCGACCGAATACAACCGACACCCGGGCGAGTTCCAGCAGAACTTCACCACCAAAGGTTTGCCCGGCGAGCCGATCACGATTCTGCCGCTCGAAAACTTTACCTTCGATCGGGACACCTTCACGACTCGAATCGGCGCCGTTCTGTCTACGGGCTACAAGCTGACGCCCACTGACAAGCTGACGCTCAAGGGGCTGGTGGATCGCAGCACGAAGGATGAAGTCGACGACGGCCAGGGGAGTGATCGCAACAACCCCGATCAGCCACTGCACCAGTGGCAGCTACAAGAGATCGAAGAGCAACTGGGCTACGGGCAACTCGCCGGCACGCACCGGTGGTCGGTGGTGGACGTCGATTGGCGCTCGGCGCTGTCGCAGACGACTCAGGACCAACCCGACACGCGTTTCGTGACCTACAACTTGCCGACGTCATTGAACGGACTGACGGCGCCGCAGTTGGTTGCCGCCGGGGAAGGGCCGGAGTCGTTGGTGCGGCTGTACGGCAATCTCGACGAGTACCTCACCGATTCCGCGCTCGACTTCACCGTGCCGTTCAAAACCGGGTTGCCGTACACGGACGTCTGGTCGGGTCTACCGGCCAAGTTCAAGTTTGGCCCCGCCTACGCCTATCGTCATCGCAACTTCAGTCTCCGCCGTTTTCTCTACAATCGCGTGTCGACGGTGGGCGTCGATACCAGCGCGTCGCCGGAAGTCCAGCTCCAGCCCGCGAACATCCCGGAGAACTACAGCTTCAAAGAAGGGACGCGTAAGCAAGACTCCTTCGAGGCGAGTCAGGAGATCATCGGCGGGTATGGCATGTTCGATCTGCCGCTGGTTCCGGACCGCCTGCGACTCGTCGCCGGCGTGCGGGTGGAGTACTCATACATTTCCCTCAACACCGCGGACTTCATCGGCAACCCGGTCTCGCCAAAGATCAACGACACATCGCCGCTCCCGGGCATCAATCTGATTTACAGCCCGCGCGACGACATGAACTTCCGCTACGGCTACAGCCAGTCGGTGTCGCGGCCCGAGTTCCGCGAACTGACACCGACGATCTTTCCGGTGCCCAACGGCGCGCGTCCGGTGATCGGCAACCCCAACTTGCAGACCGCGAACATCACCAGCAACGACTGGCGCTGGGAATGGTTCTTTGCGCCGGCCGAGATCGTCTCGTTCAGCGTGTTTTACAAGCAGTTCACCAATCCGATCGAGCAAACGGTGATCGGCCTGCCCGGCGGTGAAGCGGATTCGTTCCGCAACGCCGACAACGCCGACTTGGTCGGTTTCGAGTTCGAAGGGCGGAAGAATCTTGGATTCGTATCGCCCTACTTGGCAAACGTAAACCTGTCGACCAACGTCGCCTACATCAGCTCCAGCGTTAACGTTGGCCCGCAGCAGGGCACGGAGGTGCAAACGTCCAGCAGCCGCTCGCTGCAAGGCCAAGCCGACTACGTGGTCAACTCGGCGCTCGAGTACGACCATCCGACGTGGGGCACCGCCCGTCTGTTGTACAACACCGTCGGCGCGAACATCGTGGCCGCCGGCGCCAATCGACTCCCGGATATCACCCAACAGCCGACCAACGTCCTCGATCTGGTGTTGATCACCAAGATCAATCCGTTTGGGACACCGCTCACCGCAAAGCTGAGCGCCGAGAACATGCTCGACGAGCAGGTCGTGCAGAGCCAAGGCAGCTTCGTCGCCAGCAGTTACACCACGGGCGTGAAATTCACCTTCGGGCTTTCGTATTCGTACTGA
- a CDS encoding HEAT repeat domain-containing protein has protein sequence MTIVSITGGVWLLRGQSTSPTPPLADLHVAGTSPSKQLLTADHPRPLDLPANHNAAMAHGAADAHERPAPATHELRLLPPAPDAVEADPELQALDQIASSDPDPIERAAALSRLHTVTTRSVLPLLVRAFADADAEVRRTALEEIAWSDEEDMIRAAQLAGVMTDPDPDVRIAALRILGEIEDPDAEPMIRDALADPDDDVQALAADLLDNDS, from the coding sequence ATGACGATAGTCAGCATTACCGGAGGTGTCTGGCTCTTGCGCGGGCAGTCGACGAGCCCCACGCCGCCGCTTGCGGACCTGCACGTCGCTGGGACCTCGCCGTCCAAGCAGCTACTCACGGCCGATCATCCCCGACCGCTCGACTTGCCCGCGAATCACAATGCCGCCATGGCGCATGGCGCGGCTGACGCGCATGAGCGGCCGGCCCCGGCAACTCACGAGCTCAGGCTGCTGCCGCCCGCGCCTGATGCGGTCGAGGCTGACCCGGAACTGCAAGCACTTGATCAGATCGCGTCGAGCGATCCCGATCCGATCGAGCGGGCCGCCGCGCTCAGCCGGCTGCACACCGTGACGACGCGGTCCGTGCTGCCGCTCTTGGTGCGGGCGTTCGCCGATGCGGACGCCGAGGTGCGGCGGACGGCACTCGAAGAGATCGCCTGGTCGGATGAAGAGGACATGATACGGGCGGCGCAATTGGCCGGCGTGATGACCGACCCCGATCCCGACGTGAGGATCGCGGCGCTGCGCATTCTCGGCGAGATCGAAGACCCCGACGCGGAGCCGATGATCCGCGATGCGTTGGCGGACCCCGATGACGATGTGCAAGCGCTCGCGGCGGATCTCTTGGACAACGATTCCTGA
- a CDS encoding DEAD/DEAH box helicase family protein, with the protein MAKPEQEARERIDALLSDAGWCVQDAAKVNLAAGRGVAVREFPLVRGHGFADYLLYVDGKAAGVIEAKKEGETLTGVELQATKYSEGVPATVPAHFRPLPFLYQSTGIETRFTNEFDPDPRSRRVFSFHKPETHAAWLAMAAADAPATDLAAEAGTARKPPTLRTRLQRLPPLITTGLWPAQIRAVNNLERSLADDRPRAVIQMATGSGKTFTAISSIYRLIKFADARRVLFLVDRGNLGRQALREFQSYTTPDDGRKFTELYNVQLLTSNKLDPVARVVITTIQRLYSMLQGKDLDPELEEASQFDQGAGLIHEPAPVGYNPAIPVESFDFVFTDECHRSIYNLWRQVLEYFDAYLIGMTATPSKQTLGFFNQNLVMEYTHEQAVADGVNVGFDVYRIRTQITEQGSTVEAGLFVDKRDRESRRVRWEKLDEDLQYDADALDRRVVSIDQIRTVIRTFKAKLLTEIFPGRTEVPKTLIYAKDDSHADDIVQIVREEFGKGNEFAQKITYKTGTARIVTKKVGPDGREVEEVTYKSSGVKPEDLLQSFRNSYNPRIVVTVDMIATGTDIRPLEAVMFMRAVRSRNFFEQMKGRGVRVINPTDLIAVTPDAQAKTGFMIVDCVGVCEQELTDSRPLERNPTVPLEKLLQAVAFGSTDADILSSLAGRLARLDLRLGPPERKALAEAAGGLTLKDLTGRLVQAIDPDQQIEAARAALTREGEASAEPTTEQVTHAAEQLMREAVVPIATNPALRQRLIALKQQFDQTIDALSKDTVIEAAFSAAAKEKAKGLVESFEQFIREHKDEITALQVLYSQPYAKRLRFADIKALAEVIQAPPRQWTSERLWKAYETLDRTKVRGSGGQLLSDIVSLVRFALHHDSALVPYADQVEERFESWLAQQETHGRRFTDEQRQWLELIRDHMAGSLRIEMDDFDFTPFAQRGGAGKAVRVFGAELRALLDELNEALAA; encoded by the coding sequence ATGGCGAAGCCGGAACAAGAGGCGCGTGAACGCATCGATGCACTACTGAGTGATGCAGGCTGGTGCGTGCAAGACGCGGCCAAGGTGAACTTGGCTGCGGGTCGTGGGGTTGCAGTGCGCGAGTTCCCCCTCGTGCGCGGTCATGGCTTCGCGGACTATCTTCTCTACGTCGATGGTAAAGCGGCCGGTGTGATCGAAGCGAAGAAGGAAGGCGAGACCCTCACCGGCGTCGAACTGCAAGCGACGAAGTACAGCGAGGGCGTACCGGCAACTGTGCCGGCGCACTTCCGGCCGTTGCCGTTTCTCTATCAGAGCACCGGCATCGAGACCCGCTTCACCAACGAGTTCGATCCTGATCCGCGTAGCCGACGAGTCTTCAGCTTCCACAAACCGGAAACTCACGCCGCGTGGCTTGCGATGGCTGCAGCCGACGCGCCTGCAACCGACCTCGCAGCGGAAGCTGGCACCGCCCGTAAACCACCGACGCTGCGTACACGGCTGCAGCGGCTGCCGCCGTTGATCACGACCGGCCTGTGGCCGGCGCAGATTCGCGCGGTGAACAATCTCGAACGCTCGCTCGCTGACGATCGGCCGCGCGCGGTCATTCAAATGGCCACGGGCAGCGGCAAGACGTTCACCGCGATCAGCTCGATCTATCGGTTGATAAAGTTCGCCGACGCGCGACGGGTGCTGTTCCTCGTCGATCGCGGCAACCTCGGACGTCAAGCGCTCAGGGAGTTCCAGTCGTACACCACGCCCGACGACGGCCGGAAGTTCACCGAGCTGTACAACGTGCAGCTCCTCACTTCGAACAAGCTCGATCCGGTGGCGCGGGTGGTCATCACCACCATCCAGCGGCTCTACTCGATGCTGCAAGGCAAGGATCTCGATCCCGAGTTGGAGGAGGCGTCGCAGTTCGATCAAGGCGCTGGGCTGATCCACGAGCCGGCGCCCGTCGGCTACAACCCCGCGATCCCGGTCGAGAGCTTCGACTTCGTCTTCACCGACGAGTGCCACCGTTCGATCTACAACCTGTGGCGGCAAGTGCTCGAATACTTCGACGCCTATCTCATCGGCATGACCGCGACGCCGTCGAAGCAGACGCTCGGGTTCTTCAACCAGAACCTGGTGATGGAGTACACGCACGAGCAAGCGGTGGCCGACGGCGTCAACGTCGGCTTTGACGTCTATCGCATCCGCACCCAGATCACCGAGCAGGGCTCGACGGTCGAGGCCGGGCTGTTCGTCGACAAGCGCGATCGCGAGAGCCGGCGTGTCCGTTGGGAGAAACTCGACGAGGATCTTCAGTACGACGCCGATGCGCTCGACCGCCGCGTCGTCTCCATCGATCAGATCCGCACCGTGATCCGCACCTTCAAAGCGAAGCTGTTGACCGAGATCTTTCCCGGTCGCACCGAAGTGCCGAAGACGTTGATCTACGCCAAGGACGACAGCCACGCCGACGATATCGTACAGATCGTGCGCGAGGAGTTTGGCAAGGGCAACGAGTTCGCGCAGAAGATCACCTACAAGACCGGCACCGCGCGCATCGTGACCAAAAAGGTCGGCCCAGACGGCCGCGAGGTCGAGGAGGTTACCTACAAGTCGAGCGGCGTGAAGCCGGAGGATCTCCTGCAGTCGTTCCGCAACAGCTACAACCCGCGCATCGTCGTCACCGTCGACATGATTGCGACCGGCACGGATATCCGGCCCCTCGAAGCGGTGATGTTCATGCGCGCGGTGCGCAGTCGCAACTTCTTCGAGCAGATGAAGGGTCGCGGCGTGCGCGTGATCAATCCGACCGATCTAATCGCAGTGACGCCCGACGCGCAGGCAAAGACCGGCTTCATGATCGTCGACTGCGTCGGCGTATGCGAACAGGAACTCACGGATTCGCGCCCGCTGGAACGCAATCCCACCGTGCCGCTGGAGAAACTCCTGCAAGCGGTGGCCTTCGGCAGTACTGACGCCGACATTCTGTCTTCACTCGCGGGACGCCTAGCGCGGCTCGATCTCCGTCTCGGTCCGCCCGAGCGCAAAGCATTGGCGGAAGCCGCCGGCGGACTGACGTTGAAGGATCTCACCGGTCGCCTCGTGCAGGCCATCGATCCGGATCAGCAGATTGAGGCCGCCCGCGCCGCTCTGACGCGGGAGGGTGAGGCTTCCGCCGAGCCGACCACGGAGCAAGTCACTCACGCTGCGGAGCAACTCATGCGCGAAGCCGTCGTGCCAATCGCAACGAATCCCGCGCTGCGGCAGCGATTGATCGCGCTCAAGCAGCAATTCGATCAGACCATCGATGCGCTCAGCAAGGACACGGTGATCGAAGCGGCGTTCTCCGCCGCAGCGAAGGAGAAGGCGAAGGGGCTGGTCGAGTCGTTCGAGCAATTCATCCGCGAGCACAAGGACGAGATCACCGCGCTGCAAGTGCTCTACAGTCAGCCCTACGCCAAGCGCCTGCGCTTCGCCGACATCAAGGCGCTGGCTGAAGTGATCCAAGCGCCGCCGCGGCAGTGGACGTCAGAGCGGTTGTGGAAGGCGTACGAGACGCTCGATCGCACGAAAGTCCGCGGTTCGGGCGGGCAGTTGCTGAGCGACATCGTGTCGCTGGTGCGCTTTGCGTTGCATCACGACAGCGCGCTGGTGCCGTACGCCGATCAAGTCGAAGAGCGATTCGAGAGCTGGCTGGCGCAGCAAGAGACGCACGGCCGCCGCTTCACCGACGAGCAGCGCCAGTGGCTGGAGTTGATCCGCGACCACATGGCCGGCAGCTTGCGGATAGAGATGGACGACTTCGATTTCACGCCGTTCGCCCAGCGCGGCGGCGCCGGGAAAGCGGTGCGGGTGTTCGGCGCGGAGCTGCGCGCGTTGCTCGATGAGTTGAACGAGGCGTTGGCGGCGTGA
- a CDS encoding restriction endonuclease subunit S, with protein MTHNHLPATWICARLCEVGEIITGGTPATSRAEYYGGSIPFIKPPSLKDRPIMGTSDSLTPVGATHARIVPPHTILVSCIGNLGRTGLTTQETAFNQQINAIVPTAVLDPRFGFYACQLLQSALEGVASATTISIVNKSKFSELTIPLAPFPEQHRIVAEIEKHFTRLDAAVAALERTRANLKRYRAAVLKTACEGRLVPTEAELARTEGRDYEPADQLLARILKERRARWEADQLAKMQAKRKTAKDEKWKTRYDEPQLPDTSALPNLPVGWRWATLPQLGELNRGKSKHRPRDDPRLLGGPYPFIQTGEVKHSGGFIRSHSQTYSEFGLAQSRLWPAGTLCVTIAANIADTGILTYEACFPDSVVGFVFTGDHVVVRYIERFFRTIRERLTHFAPATAQKNINLEVLSDVAIALPPLAEQNRIVAEVERRLSAIDELDAVVDANLKRAERLRQSILKRAFEGKLVPQDPNDEPASVLLERIRAERVATPTAPRHQTSRSPRRRRAQSTTGATATES; from the coding sequence GTGACGCACAACCATCTTCCTGCCACGTGGATATGCGCTCGCCTCTGTGAGGTAGGTGAAATCATCACGGGCGGCACGCCAGCGACTTCGCGCGCAGAGTACTATGGCGGCTCAATCCCATTCATCAAACCACCTTCACTGAAAGACAGACCGATCATGGGCACTTCAGACTCGCTCACGCCAGTCGGGGCCACTCACGCCAGGATTGTTCCGCCCCACACGATACTTGTGTCGTGCATTGGAAACCTCGGGAGAACGGGGCTAACGACTCAAGAGACTGCATTCAATCAACAGATCAATGCCATCGTGCCCACCGCGGTCTTGGATCCGCGCTTTGGCTTCTATGCGTGTCAGCTGCTCCAGTCCGCTCTCGAGGGCGTGGCGTCAGCGACCACGATCTCTATCGTCAACAAGTCCAAGTTCTCGGAGCTTACAATTCCTCTCGCTCCTTTCCCCGAGCAGCACCGCATCGTCGCCGAGATCGAGAAGCACTTCACGCGGCTCGACGCGGCGGTGGCGGCGTTGGAGCGGACGCGGGCGAATCTGAAGCGCTACCGCGCCGCCGTGCTCAAGACCGCGTGCGAGGGACGCCTGGTGCCGACCGAAGCCGAACTCGCCCGCACCGAAGGCCGCGACTACGAGCCCGCCGACCAATTGCTCGCCCGCATCCTCAAAGAACGCCGCGCTCGCTGGGAAGCCGACCAACTCGCCAAGATGCAGGCGAAGCGCAAGACGGCGAAGGACGAGAAGTGGAAGACGAGGTACGACGAACCGCAGCTCCCGGATACCTCCGCGCTTCCGAATCTACCGGTAGGTTGGCGATGGGCAACTCTCCCGCAACTCGGCGAATTGAATCGCGGCAAGTCCAAACATCGCCCGAGGGACGATCCGCGATTGCTCGGCGGGCCGTATCCGTTCATTCAGACCGGCGAGGTGAAGCACTCGGGAGGTTTCATCCGAAGCCACAGCCAAACATACAGCGAGTTCGGACTGGCCCAGAGTCGGCTATGGCCTGCGGGCACGCTCTGCGTCACCATCGCGGCAAATATCGCTGATACCGGAATCCTCACGTACGAGGCGTGCTTTCCCGATAGCGTTGTAGGCTTCGTGTTCACCGGCGACCACGTCGTCGTCCGATACATCGAGCGCTTTTTCAGGACCATCCGCGAACGGTTGACTCACTTCGCGCCCGCCACCGCACAAAAGAACATCAACCTCGAGGTCTTGTCGGATGTCGCAATCGCACTTCCGCCCCTCGCGGAACAAAACCGCATCGTCGCCGAGGTCGAGCGCCGGCTCTCCGCGATCGACGAACTCGATGCCGTCGTCGACGCCAACCTGAAGCGCGCCGAGCGGCTGCGCCAATCGATCCTCAAGCGCGCCTTCGAAGGCAAGCTCGTCCCGCAAGACCCCAACGACGAGCCCGCCAGCGTGCTACTGGAGCGGATTCGGGCGGAGCGGGTCGCAACGCCCACTGCGCCGCGCCATCAGACCAGTAGATCTCCTCGACGACGGCGCGCCCAATCAACAACGGGAGCCACGGCGACCGAGTCGTGA
- a CDS encoding phage Gp37/Gp68 family protein → MSDRSAIEWTDATWNPVRGCVKVSPGCKHCYAETFAERFRGVPGHPFEQGFDLRLVPEKLDAPLRWRTPRRIFVNSMSDLFQDGVPEEYIAEVGRIMQAANWHTYQVLTKRHDRMRKLLRGSLAWLAPLQHVWLGVSVENRRHGLPRIDALRKTPASVRFLSIEPLLEDLGPIDLGGINWVIVGGESGPRARPMKENWVLSIRDQCRGAGVPFFFKQWGGVQKSRNGRELHGRTWNELPATLGFES, encoded by the coding sequence ATGAGTGACCGAAGCGCGATCGAATGGACGGACGCAACGTGGAACCCCGTTCGCGGCTGCGTGAAGGTCAGCCCCGGATGCAAGCACTGCTACGCGGAGACGTTTGCCGAGCGCTTTCGTGGTGTGCCCGGGCATCCGTTCGAGCAGGGATTTGATCTCCGCCTCGTCCCCGAGAAGCTCGACGCCCCGCTGCGCTGGCGCACTCCACGGCGAATCTTCGTGAACTCGATGAGCGATCTGTTCCAGGACGGTGTGCCCGAAGAGTACATCGCTGAGGTTGGCCGGATTATGCAAGCGGCGAACTGGCACACGTACCAAGTCCTGACCAAGCGTCACGACCGCATGCGCAAACTCCTGCGCGGATCGCTCGCCTGGCTCGCCCCGTTGCAGCATGTGTGGCTCGGCGTCAGCGTCGAGAACCGGCGCCACGGGCTGCCCCGCATCGACGCGTTGCGTAAGACGCCGGCATCGGTTCGGTTCCTGTCGATCGAGCCACTCTTGGAAGACTTGGGTCCAATAGATCTTGGAGGCATCAACTGGGTGATCGTCGGCGGTGAGAGCGGACCACGAGCCCGTCCGATGAAAGAGAATTGGGTTCTGTCAATCCGAGACCAATGCCGGGGGGCAGGGGTGCCGTTCTTCTTCAAGCAATGGGGCGGAGTGCAGAAGTCGCGAAATGGGAGAGAGTTGCACGGTCGCACATGGAATGAGTTACCTGCCACACTAGGCTTCGAGTCGTGA
- the tcmP gene encoding three-Cys-motif partner protein TcmP, protein MQMPPEYRGREHTWLKHRVLQLYLEAWAHKLGSVARRGTARLWYVDCFAGPWHAQSDDLRDTSIHIGLEALQSAARTWAKAGAKIELGAIFVEENDDAFVELQRFVHERAGGVAAHPLHGSFGSQLSEIKRCIGSDAAFLFVDPTGWKGAAMEFIAPLAHQPRRDVLVNVMFNDVNRFRNAPQDFIRAQMREFFGLVDADIPPGLDEEQLMSLYRKRLKGACSLRFAADLVVPHPFQERTKFRLVVGGHHEEVIRLFRDVERRVVGQEASVVRVGAKERKQFERTHQPLLFAPQAPDTDQSYKALRLEGLQEVELFVPEFVRSQGSVSYRKLWPPVLEACHITESDLKKRLWDMDREGRIVLTNVGSNDRSVKEHHRIMLPGEPQPVLR, encoded by the coding sequence ATGCAGATGCCACCTGAGTACCGCGGCCGGGAACACACCTGGCTGAAGCATCGAGTCCTGCAGCTCTATCTGGAGGCTTGGGCCCACAAGCTCGGCTCCGTTGCACGTCGGGGCACGGCACGCCTCTGGTACGTTGACTGCTTCGCGGGACCCTGGCACGCGCAGAGCGACGATCTTCGCGACACCTCGATCCACATCGGCCTGGAGGCCCTTCAATCGGCGGCGAGAACGTGGGCGAAGGCCGGAGCCAAGATTGAGTTAGGGGCAATCTTCGTTGAAGAGAACGACGATGCGTTTGTAGAGCTTCAGCGCTTTGTGCATGAGCGTGCTGGCGGTGTTGCGGCGCACCCGTTGCATGGTTCATTCGGCAGCCAACTGAGCGAAATAAAGCGTTGCATTGGATCAGATGCGGCGTTTCTCTTTGTCGACCCGACCGGCTGGAAGGGTGCTGCAATGGAGTTCATAGCTCCGCTGGCACACCAGCCTCGCCGCGATGTGCTTGTCAACGTGATGTTCAACGACGTTAACCGATTCCGGAACGCGCCGCAGGACTTCATCAGGGCGCAGATGCGCGAGTTCTTCGGACTGGTGGACGCAGACATTCCGCCTGGTCTCGATGAGGAGCAGCTCATGAGCCTCTATCGTAAGCGACTCAAGGGAGCGTGCAGTCTTCGGTTTGCCGCCGACTTGGTTGTTCCGCACCCGTTTCAAGAGCGCACCAAGTTCCGACTCGTCGTCGGTGGCCACCACGAAGAAGTCATTCGGCTTTTCCGCGACGTGGAGCGGCGAGTAGTTGGACAGGAGGCATCCGTCGTCCGTGTCGGGGCAAAGGAGCGGAAGCAGTTCGAACGCACACACCAGCCGCTGTTGTTCGCGCCCCAAGCTCCCGACACTGATCAAAGCTACAAGGCTCTGCGCCTAGAAGGCCTTCAGGAGGTAGAGTTGTTTGTGCCCGAGTTCGTTCGGTCGCAGGGTTCGGTCTCGTATCGAAAACTGTGGCCTCCCGTTTTGGAAGCCTGCCACATCACGGAATCGGATTTGAAGAAGCGTCTTTGGGACATGGATCGGGAAGGACGGATCGTGCTAACCAACGTTGGATCGAACGATCGCTCCGTGAAGGAGCACCACCGGATCATGCTGCCCGGTGAACCGCAGCCGGTGTTGCGCTGA